From the genome of Paraburkholderia sp. ZP32-5:
GGATACACGTTTTCCTCCCTGAACGCGTTCACTGTTCCATCTCGCGCAGCGCTTCGCCGAGGATGTTCACGGCCGTGTCGAGCTGCTCGCCGGTAACGATCAGCGGTGGCGTGAACGCCATCGTGTGCCCGCCGAGCGCACGCGTATTGAGCCCTTTGTCGAAGCATCGCGCCGACAGGTTCTGACCGGCTTTCAGCGATGCATCGAACGGCGTCTTCGTTGCCTTGTCCTTGACGATTTCGACGCCCCACATCAGGCCGATGCCACGCACGTCGCCGACGTACGGATGGCCTTCGAGCGAACGCAGCCCTTTTTCCAGCGCTCGGCCTTTTTCCGCGGCCTGCTCGACGAGCCCTTCGGCTTGATAGATGCGCAGCGCCTCGCACGCGACCGCCGCGCACACCGGATGGCCGCCATACGTGTGGCCATGTCCGAACAGCCCGACCCGGTCGCTTTCCTGACGCAGCGCATCGTAGACGCGGCCGTTCACGAGCACGCCGGAGATCGGCAGATACGCGGAGGACAGCGCCTTCGCGCACGTGATGATGTCCGGCTCGATGTCGAACGATTGCGAGCCCCACCAGTTACCGGTGCGCCCGAACCCGCAGATCACCTCGTCGGCGATCAGCAGGACGCCGTGCCGGTCCAGCACGCGTTTGATCGCCGGGAAGTAGCCTTTCGGCGGCACATAGAGGCCGCCCGCGCCCATCACGGGCTCGGCGATGAACGCGCCAACCGTCTCCGGCCCTTCGGCGACGATGCGCTCGTCGAGTTCGCGTGCGAGACGCTGCACGTAGGCGTCGTCGGTTTCGTCGTCGTGTTTGCCGCGATACGGATCCGGATGCGGCACGTGCAGAAAGCCGGGTAGCGGAAGACCGAAGCTGTCGTGCATGTGGGCGAGATCGGTGAGGCTCGCGGCGACGATCGTCGAGCCGTGATAGGCCCTCGTGCGCGCGATCACCTTGCGGCGCGCCGGTTGTCCGTGCGCCCGCCAGTACGACCAGACAATCTTCACGGCGGTGTCATTCGCCTCCGAGCCCGATCCCTGGAACGTCGCCTTCACCATGCCCTTCGGCGCAATCGCGATCAACTGTTCGGCCAGTTCCGCGACCGGCTCGGTGGTGCGTTGACCGAACACGGCCGCATACGCGATCTTGTCGAACTGGCGCACCGCGGCGTCGCGCAGCCGGCCGTCGCCGAGACCGAGCGCCGTGCACCACAGACCGGCGTGCATGTCGAGATAGCGCTTGCCTTGGTCGTCGAAAAAATAGCAGCCCTCGCCATGCGTGATGACGACAGACCCGTCGCGCTCCTGCGCCTGCGCGTTCGCCTGCGGATGCATATGGAAGTTGCGATCAGCCTCACGGAGGCGGGCGAGTTGGTCGGGCGTGGAAAGATTCATCGTCGGTTCTCCTGCGGCGAAGGGGTACGGAATGGCGGGACGTCTGGCACCCGACCAGTGCAAAAAGTTTATTTGAATAAAAGTTATGTGTAAACGGGAGTTGCGTTTTGAAAGCGTAATTCAAGCTATACATGTCAACCAAACTCAACGATGATTTTGTTGATATAAAATTTTTATCCACATAAGATGAGGCGAGAGAGGCGTGACCGGTCAAGGTCAAGTTGTCATCTCGCTTTGACCCCGCTCCCCACTTCGAGAGGCGCAATGTGAAAACCGGTTTCTCGTGGCACGAACTGTTCGCCTGGCACGACGCCGGCACGTATCCGCTGCCGTACGTCGAGCCGGCCGCTGTCGCCGACAGCGCGGATGCGAAGCGCAGGTTCCGCAATCTGCTCGACGTCAGCGGCTTGCTGGCGCAACTGCAGCCCCTGGTGGTGCGCGAGGCGAGCGACGCTGAAATCCTCCGCGCGCATGCGCCCGAACTGCTCGAAAAGATCGTTGCGACGAGCCGGGCAGGCGGTGGGTCGATCGGCCGGTACGCGCATATCGGCGCGGGCGGCGAGCGCATCGTGCGGCTTGCCGCGGGAGCGGCGATCGAGGCGGTGGACGCGGTCCTGTCGGGTCAGGTGCGCAACGCATACGCGCTATTGCGTCCATGCGGCCATCACGCGACGCGCGACGCCAGCATGGGCTTCTGCATCGTCAACAATCTCGCGATCGCCGCCTGTCACGCGCTCGATACGCGTGACGTCGCGCGCATCGCGGTGGTCGACTGGGACGTGCATCACGGCAACGGTACGCA
Proteins encoded in this window:
- a CDS encoding aminotransferase encodes the protein MNLSTPDQLARLREADRNFHMHPQANAQAQERDGSVVITHGEGCYFFDDQGKRYLDMHAGLWCTALGLGDGRLRDAAVRQFDKIAYAAVFGQRTTEPVAELAEQLIAIAPKGMVKATFQGSGSEANDTAVKIVWSYWRAHGQPARRKVIARTRAYHGSTIVAASLTDLAHMHDSFGLPLPGFLHVPHPDPYRGKHDDETDDAYVQRLARELDERIVAEGPETVGAFIAEPVMGAGGLYVPPKGYFPAIKRVLDRHGVLLIADEVICGFGRTGNWWGSQSFDIEPDIITCAKALSSAYLPISGVLVNGRVYDALRQESDRVGLFGHGHTYGGHPVCAAVACEALRIYQAEGLVEQAAEKGRALEKGLRSLEGHPYVGDVRGIGLMWGVEIVKDKATKTPFDASLKAGQNLSARCFDKGLNTRALGGHTMAFTPPLIVTGEQLDTAVNILGEALREMEQ